In Capillibacterium thermochitinicola, the genomic stretch CCCCGGTTCACGGGAAACGGCCGCCGCCATTAATGGGCTCAACAAAGCCATTGCCGAGCTGCGCAGTCTGGTCACCAACATCAATAATCAGTCCCTCACTCTGGATCATGCCAGCGCAAAACTGAACACAATCTCCGCGGAAACCAACAACTTAGCATCGGAAGTAGCAAAAGCCACCAATGAACTTGCTGCCGCCTCTTCGGAGCAGGTCCGGCAAATAACCGAAGCAATCAGTTCCATTCAAGAACTGTCGGATATGGTGGTACAAGTCACCCGGGATTCGCAAAGGATTAGCGATGCTTCCAGCGAGGTTGCCCAAACGGCCGAACTTGGACGGGCGGTCTCCAGCAACGTGGCGGTAGTGATTGGCGCTCTTTATGCTTCAACCCATGAAGTGACAAACGCCATCAACATGTTACTTCGTTCTTCAGAAGAAATCAACGGCATAACCTCAATCATCGAAGGGATTGCGGAGCAGACCAGTCTGTTGGCTTTGAACGCCGCGATCGAGGCCGCCCGAGCGGGAGAACACGGAAAAGGCTTTTCGATTGTCGCGACCGAAGTTGGAAAGCTGGCCGAACGTACAAAGCAATCGGCCCGTTCGATCACGGAACTAATTGACGAAATGCGAACGCACACGGACCGGACGGTCCAGGCCATGCAGGAAGAGATCGCAAGGGTCGCGGCCAGCAAAGACTTGGTAGAGAAAGCCGTAATCACTTTCGAGGAAATTAGTAAGACCCTGATCAAGACCATCGACGAAATCAGCCGCATCGCCAAATCCACCGAACAAATGGCCGCCCTGAACGTCAAAGCAACCGATGCGATCACTGCCATCTCGGCCATTAGTGAACAAAACTTGGCCAGTACGGAAGAGGTCTCTGCCGTCACGGAAGAACAGAGCGCCGCCATGGAGCATGTTACCACGCTGGCCGATAATTTACGAACAATCGCCTTTAACCTAAGGCAAGCCGTGAACGAGTTTACACTGAGTTAGACATTAAACAGCCACTCCATAGCAAGCGCATAAAAGAAAACTTGCCCGGAGTTTCCTCCCGGCAAGTTTTCCTTTTCCTGATAGTATGAACCGTACAGAAAACCGGCCAAGGTTATCCGGCGGACAACTCGTCATGCTTGGCCTGGGATTCCGCCCACAATTGATCGGCCACCGGTGCCCACTGGGCGGCTGCCGATTCCGTCTTCGCACATAAATCATCCACATCCTCCGGGGCAAGCATATCAGTGGACTTGGCCCCCGACTCCTTCACCATCGCCCGCAAAGCATCGGGATTATCCAGGAGCGGACAAGGGCGCAGATGATTCGGGTTGAAGGGTTGTCGCCGGCGGTAAGCCTGAAAAAGGGGCGCTTTCAAAGCTTCCAAGAGTGTAACATCGTGGATATTAACATTGGAATAATGAATAAAAGCACAGGGTTCGACGTCACCGGCTGCGTTAATATGGAGATAACACCGGCCGCCGGCAATGCACCCGTTTACATACTCACCGTCATTCCAGAAATCCATGTAGAAGATGGGCTTGGTCTCCCGGATTTCGCGGGCGCGCCGGTACATATAAGCCCGTTGCTCTGGCGTGGCAATCAGATCGGGCTTGGCCCCCTTGCCCACCGGCATATAGGTAAAGTTCCAAGCGAAGCGGCAACCCCGGGCAATCATGTCATCAATAAATTCATCGGAACCAACACTCTCCGTGTTATACCGGTGGTAACATGTGGAGTAGCCGAAGATAAGTTTATGTTTGCGCATCAACTCCATGGCCGCGATGACCTTCCGGTAGGTCCCTTTCCCGCGCCGCAGATCGGTGGCCTCTTCATCCCCTTCAATCGAAAAAGCCAGCGCAAAATTGCCCACCCGTAACAGTTCCTGACATAACTCTTCATTGACCAAGGTGCCATTGGTAAAAGCAAAGAAGTAACAATCCTGGTGGGCGGCACACAGCTTAATCAAGTCCTTCCAACGGACCAGCGGTTCGCCTCCGGAGAAGATATAGAAATAGACGCCGAGTTCTTTCCCCTGGCGGCAGATGGAATCAAGCATTTCGTAGGATAAATTGTGGTTTGAGCCGTACTCCGCCGCCCAGCAGCCGACACAGGAAAGATTGCAGGCACTGGTCGGATCCATCAAAATCGCCCATGGTATATTACAGTCGTGTTTTTCGGCCGCCGCCTGCGCCCGCGCTCCCCCCAGTAAATTAGCATTAACAATAAATGATTCCACCAGCTTCTGGATCAAGCGGAGGTCTACCTCACGAAAGAGGTTCTCCACCAGCAACCGCCAATTGCTCCCCTCATCCAGCAAGGCTTTTTTTACCGCTTGAATCTGCGACGCGTGCAGATTCCTCCGGTCAAGCTTTTCCGCGAGCGAAAACATTCTGGGGAGCTTTTCCATGGGTTTATCCGCCAGATAACCCATGAGCAGTTTTACCGCCAGTTTTTGCCCAATCATCACCGATAATCCCCCTTTTCAATTTGTATTTTTGGCTTCATCCGCAAAACAGTTGCGGTTTGACTGACCGTCCGGTCAGGACCGTCGAAAAAAATTTATATAATTTATATTCACCGCCAAGCTTACCAATTACCGGTGGGATAAATCCTTTTCCAATTGGTTGTTTTTCAACAAAATATCCTGTCCGGAGACTAATGAGCCAAAAATAATCCGGGAAGACTGGAGAAAAGCCGTCCGCAGTTGGTCGTCACTGAAGTTACTCATCTTTTGGTAATCGTCATAATAAACCGCAAAACTGACGATGGGACAGATTGCATAAAAAAACTTAAAGACCAACAACTCAGGGGTATAGTTGAAATCCTGATCCGCAGCTGAGATTGTTTTCAACAACAGATTCTTCTCACTATCCCCAAAAAAATCCATGAGCCGGAAAAGTTTGGTGTTATGCTTGCTGTCCTTCAGGGACTCAAGCATAAAGATGCGTAAAATATGGCGGTATTGCAACAAATAATCAAGTACCTTTTCAAAGTAAACTTGGACATTCTCCAAAAAACACCGGATAGCGGCATTATCGTTAAAGTGTAAACGGTCGGGTAAAATATCCAGGCGGCCGTCCTTAATCATCTGGACAATATTGGTATGGATAAAATCCATGGTCATCGCGGTAGCATTATCCAAGAGAAAACGGACCAAATGATCCAAAATATCTTCTTTACTCTTGAAATAATAATAGATCAACGCCTT encodes the following:
- a CDS encoding methyl-accepting chemotaxis protein, whose amino-acid sequence is MLSGESLGVSSSPLNLNVLFNKIKARKNIDDTTSKQLDETFANIRAIMDQPVSPQNYHALSREVDNLHNALRFIRNTTASINYNLYLDSESFATNLRKSNLRLVSSGIVCISLISLLIAYSIYAPLKKMVRRVKSLETGDLSEDLIIAPGSRETAAAINGLNKAIAELRSLVTNINNQSLTLDHASAKLNTISAETNNLASEVAKATNELAAASSEQVRQITEAISSIQELSDMVVQVTRDSQRISDASSEVAQTAELGRAVSSNVAVVIGALYASTHEVTNAINMLLRSSEEINGITSIIEGIAEQTSLLALNAAIEAARAGEHGKGFSIVATEVGKLAERTKQSARSITELIDEMRTHTDRTVQAMQEEIARVAASKDLVEKAVITFEEISKTLIKTIDEISRIAKSTEQMAALNVKATDAITAISAISEQNLASTEEVSAVTEEQSAAMEHVTTLADNLRTIAFNLRQAVNEFTLS
- a CDS encoding radical SAM protein — encoded protein: MIGQKLAVKLLMGYLADKPMEKLPRMFSLAEKLDRRNLHASQIQAVKKALLDEGSNWRLLVENLFREVDLRLIQKLVESFIVNANLLGGARAQAAAEKHDCNIPWAILMDPTSACNLSCVGCWAAEYGSNHNLSYEMLDSICRQGKELGVYFYIFSGGEPLVRWKDLIKLCAAHQDCYFFAFTNGTLVNEELCQELLRVGNFALAFSIEGDEEATDLRRGKGTYRKVIAAMELMRKHKLIFGYSTCYHRYNTESVGSDEFIDDMIARGCRFAWNFTYMPVGKGAKPDLIATPEQRAYMYRRAREIRETKPIFYMDFWNDGEYVNGCIAGGRCYLHINAAGDVEPCAFIHYSNVNIHDVTLLEALKAPLFQAYRRRQPFNPNHLRPCPLLDNPDALRAMVKESGAKSTDMLAPEDVDDLCAKTESAAAQWAPVADQLWAESQAKHDELSAG
- a CDS encoding TetR/AcrR family transcriptional regulator, with amino-acid sequence MLKTEQQQARERILDASVQLFSQKGYDGTRVSEIAEAANVTKALIYYYFKSKEDILDHLVRFLLDNATAMTMDFIHTNIVQMIKDGRLDILPDRLHFNDNAAIRCFLENVQVYFEKVLDYLLQYRHILRIFMLESLKDSKHNTKLFRLMDFFGDSEKNLLLKTISAADQDFNYTPELLVFKFFYAICPIVSFAVYYDDYQKMSNFSDDQLRTAFLQSSRIIFGSLVSGQDILLKNNQLEKDLSHR